The genomic region AAATTCCCTACATATACACAGAGGTAAaaagtaaaagcttaaaaaaacacaatttaaaaaaatttaaaaactgacaacagaaaccacagaaggagattaataattaaaaacacaaagttaGAAATTTCTGGTcgggcccccgccccccaccccgccccctccagccTGTCCCACGCCGACACTCGGAAGGGCAGCCGTCAGCCCGCACAGGGAGTAAAAACGTGGCCCTTCTCCTCGAGGGGATTCGCAGAGGCTACGGCGGCCTCCGAAGCCGTCGAGTCAGAAACCCAGGTCCCAAAGACGGACAACCCAGAGTTGTAAAAAccgtatctatctatctatctatatatatactttttaccCCTTAAAAAGATCACCCTGGCGGGCGGGGAGTCTTAAATAAAAAGTGCAAACAgaccttttctctctgttttattgTAACCTGTCGATTCAATACTGTTTATTTGTTAGGAACTGAGATGCCGCCGGGCAGCCGTCTCCACGCCTGGGACCGAGTTAAAGCTGGTCTGTGAAGGCTGgccccgccgcgcccgccgcccccTCCGCGCCGCCCCCCGGGCCTGCGGCGGCCAGCCACACCGCTACGAAAAGATATGAATGGCCTGGGTGGCGGGCGTGCGGCAGGCCGGGCACTCGGGCTCGCTCTTGCCGCAGATGCGGACGGCGCAGTCCATGCAGAAGAGGTTGTGGCCGCAGGGGACCAGCGCGGCCATCACCTCGCCCTCGGCGCACACCACGCACTCCCGCGCCGAGGACGGGGCGGGCGCGGCaggggtcggggtcggggtcggggcGGCAGACGGTGCGGCCGCGGGGGCCTTGCGGCCGCCCTCGGGGACTCCGGAGTCCAGGGCGGGGCACGCGGAGGCCGAGGAGCCGCTGGGCAGCGAGGTGGCCGCGGGGAAGCCGGCGCCGACGCCGGAGAAGGACGACAGTGCGCCCTGCGCCGGCCGCCAGGCCAGGGCGCCCACCGGGTCGGGCGCGCCGCGGCGGGCCAGCGGGAGCTCCAGGGCCAGGCCGCCGGGCTCGGGCAGCGTGGGCGAGTGGCGCGGCGTGCCGGCCCCGCTGCTGCGCCgggcgccgggggcggggggcgcgggggcccCGTTGACGGCCGAGCAGCTGCTGAAGGCGGGCAGCGGCGCGGCCCGCTCGAAGGGCGCCCAGATGGTGGCGGCGGCGGGCACGGTCAGGTCCAGCGCCAGGAAGTCGAAGCCAAAGTCACAGTCCTCGGGGGCGGGCGGCCCCGATGGGGCCCCCGGGCCGTCCCCGCCAAAGGTGAAGCCCCCGTTGCCCGAGCCTCCGTAGGGGCTGGCGGGGCCCGCATCGGGCCCCGGCGGCCCCCCGCGGCCCCCCGCATAGAAGGCATCGGGGCCCCCGGAGGCGCCCAGGGCCCCGTCCCCGCGGAGGCCGGCTGCGGGCGCGGGGGGCCGGCGGCCGGGGTTGGGGGCCTTGGCCCAGAGGCCGGCGGCCGTCCCGAGCAGGTCCGGACAGACGTCGGTGCCGTTGGCGTGGAAGTCGCTGTCGGGGCCCGCGTCGGCGAAGGCGCCGGTGCGCAGCGTGATGTGCGTCTCTATCTCCTCGCGCGCGCGGTCCACGTTCTCGGGCATGCCCGTCACGGCGAACACCGGCTCCTTGTCGCGCCCGGGCGTCACGATGTACGTGTGCGTCCGCTGCTGGATGCGCTTGATCGTGGCGCCCTTGGGCCCCACCACCAGCCCCACCACGCGGTAGGGCACGCGCACCTGGATGGTGGTCTGTCCGGGCAGGTTGGGCGGCCCCTGCGCGGCGCCGGGCAGCCCGCCGGCCTTGCTGCGCGTGGCGCGGATCACGGAGAAGTGCTCGGCGGCGGACAGGATCTCCCGCTTGGCCATCTCCACGTCCTCCTTGCGGCCGGTCACGATAAACACCGGCTCCTCCCCGCGCACCGGAGTCTTGATGTACGTGTTTGTCTTGGCGCGCAGAGCCTTGATCTTGCAGcctggggcggtgggggtgggggagacagtgAGGACCCggggcccctccccagggccctcCCCACCCGTCTCCTCACACTcgctcttcctttcccttccgcTCTCAGACCTGAAGGTGGTGGTGGGTTTGGCAAAAAGGCAAGAGACAACGAGGACCCCAGTGCGGACTGAGGAGTGTCTCCgccgagggcgcctgggtggctcagtgggttaagtctctgcctttggctcaggtcatgaccccagggtcctgggatcgagcccggcatcgggctctctgctcagcggggagcctgcttcctcctctctgcctgcctctctggctacttgtgatctctgtcaaataaacaaaatctttaaaaaaaaaaaaagaaaaagaaaagtgtctcCCCCAAGTTCATGGCCCCTGGTACTTGTGGACAGGACCTCACCTGGCGAGGTCTTGCAGGTGTAATAGATTAACGCAAGGCTGTACTGGAATAGGGTCACCCTGAACCCAGCGACAAGTGTCCTTATGGGGGGGACACGGACACAGAGAAGATGGAGAATGCTGGCAGGACGGGGACAGAGGTCAGCACGAGGCAGCCACAAGCCTAGGGACACCAGGTCTGCCAGctgccaccagaagctgggagagcgAGACGGCCCGGGGGTGCCAGAGCCGCCGGAGGGCGCGTGGCCGCCGACACCCGGATTTGTGCCGCCGCCCCCAGAGCGCACAGAGCACTGGTTCCTGTCGTTTGCAGCCGCCCGCTGTGGCCGCTCGGTCGAGGACACAAAGCTCGCCCCGGACACTAGCTCCCTGGCCGACGGGCGGGACAGCCCAGGGTCAGACTGTGGAAGCCACCCAGGATTTTCTCCTGGCCTACGGACCCAGCTGCTGAGGGGACGCTCACGGACACGGCGCTGTGCTTCGTCACCGCTCGGACTGGGGGTCTGACCGCTGGGGGCGTACAGGGGGGTCTGCATGCGGGCTGGGGCGTCTCATACTCCCACCCCTGGGGCCTTCTGAGACATCTTGAGTCCCGGCCCACGAGTCTGGAGGACCCCCCTCCGGGCTCTGGGGCGCTGGCGGGACACAGGGACATTGTTGCAATACAGAGGCCGCACAGAGAGAACAGTGTTGCTAACTTTTCCCGGAGCAGAAGATACAAAGTTAGTGAGCCCAGCTCGGCCACTGGGCCTCAGGGAGCGCTGGGAGGCGAGAGCCGgcgtctgggggtggggggcagcctcaCGCCGTGCCCGGAGACAGCAGCCCCATCCAGGGCTTTGAGCCAAAGCAGAGCCAAGTGAGCGGGTGAGCAACCTCCCAGGGAGGGTGGGCCGTGGGCGCGCTGCCTTCCGTCCCGTCTCCGGGGTCCTGAGCCACGGCCTGCCCCCGCCACCCGGGGTCCTCCCTCTCGCCAGCAACCCCCAAACCCACGCTGACCCGGAGCTGCCTCCACTTTGTGTTCGGGCCGTTCCCTCCCCACTTGgtagctgggggcggggggcgggggcagcttTCCAACCCCACGCCAGTCCTTCCCTCTCCGgctgctccccagccctgggtgCCCCCCACGACCTTTCCCAGCTGCAACAGCGCCTGCACCCCTTCTCTGCATCAAGTCACAGCCCAGCGCCCCTTCCTCCAAGAAGCCACGCGGACCACACGAGGCCCTGCACACACTTCTCGGTTCCTCCTGTGTGGCTTCCCGAACTCCCCCAGGGCGGAGAGCCGGAAGGAAGGGTCTCGGCACTGGGATGACACCGGCCCCTCAAAGGGCTGTCCTGCACCTCCATTTCCTCCCCAGGAAGAGAAGGGCCCAGGCCCAGCACCCCAGGCAGATACCTGGCCTTCATGAGCCTTAAAGGTGGCTGGCGGGGGACCCTAGCctcagcccaagtgtccactccCCACAGGTCCATGTGGGCGACAGGGAGGCAAGGCctagagagagggcaggggacgAAGCCAGGTGCGTGCGGGACCGCCTCCACGCAGAGAAGCAGCCTTTGTCCCCAGGCACACAAACTGGCCCCATCCTGTCCCTCCCAGAGGGTGGCCCTGACTGGAGCCCTCGGGGGCCCATAGGTCGCCAATTCACTGGCCACATTTTGGCTGTGGCGCCCATCGACCCAAGCCCCGGCCACACCACGAGCCTAAGAAGTGGCAGAGGGGGGACGGCCAGGTCCGAGAAACTGGGCAGTGAGAGCAGACCAGACCCACACCTGCCCTGGCCGGGACGAGCCGGAGGGGCGACAGTGGGCGAGCTCAGCGGCCAAGCCCCACAGGGACCCTGCAGCCACCACGGATTGCTGCGACAGGCTGGAAAGCGGACCCCTGGGCCTGGCCGCCAACACAAGCAGGTGTGCCTGGGAATGGGGGTGACTGCCCCCCATTCGGTCCACTCCCTCCTCACTGCGGCGGGGCCCTGCCTTCAAACAGGGCGCCTCGGGTCCCCACGTGGAGCCTGGTCCCATCACTCACGTGAcctcatcctggggtcctgacccCCCTGCATGCTGGGTGTTGAGGAACTTGGGCGATCCAGGCACTGCTTGGGGGACCACACACGGGACCCACAGGCTACACTTATCAATGAAACCTCAAGGCCGTGAGGGGGAGCAGAAGGGCCCCCCCGGAAGGATGCGCGCCGGGGGAGGGCTCCCGGCCAAGGCAGACATCGGAAGGACAGGGCGGAGACAAACCCTCACGATGACCGGCGCCCCAAACCCAGTGGGCCGCTGGCCCCATCACAGCTGGGTGGGCCCGTGGGGGGAGCTGGAGCCCACGGGGCCTCCAGACGCAAGGAAGGTCTACGCTTGCCAACACAAGGGGCCAAGCTAGACGCACGGCAGCCCGCTGACACCCCTGTGCcgtccccagcctccagaaagaGCACCCCAGACCCGCGGGAGGGGGGCCAGGCATGGGGGGGTCAGAGAGGGAAAGCCCCAAGTGCCACCGGCTTTCTCTAGCGGAGTGGGGCCAGTCCAAGCACGCCAGCCCCCACCTGACAGCAGCAGACTCAGAAGCATCGCGGGGACGGCCGGCCCGGGCCCCCCACGGGCATCTTTCCCGCACTCACTCCTGACCCCGCCCTCCGGGCAAGAGGCAGGGTGCTCAGGACCTGGCCCTGCCCCACAGGCACACACGCCCGCTGGGCGCACCTGGTCGGAGGCTCTCGGAAGACCCGGCCCAAAGTCACAGCCGGGGCAAGCGGGCACCAGCCTCCAGGTGACCGCTGCACTCTCTTCAGTCTCCGTCTTccctgtctataaaatggggccgTTTCCCGCCGCGCCTCACCCCCTGGCCCAGAGCCTTGGAAGGGAGAAGATCCTCTCCTGGCCTCTGCTCCCTGCAGGGCACACAGAGCCGGAGCCACGGAGGCTCAAATCCCAGCCCCACGGGCCTCGCTCAGCCCGCATCGCTGCCTCCTGTGACCTCGAGCTGCGGAGGCtcttcttgggggggggggtctcttgAGGCTCCGTGAGGAGGGGCAGGTTGAGGTTCCCGTGCAGGGCACCTTCCGGGCCACTCAGCCCCAGGGAGGAGAGAACTTGCAGGGGCTGCGACCACCTATCCCGTTCCCGGGGGCTGCAGGGACCCTTCTAGAATGGAAGAACCAGCTCGGAGAAGAGTGACTGAGCGTCCCGGAAAGGGGAGACCCCAGGTCTGGGTGACTCCGGCCTCCCCTCTAGGGGATGGAGTGGCTGTAGGCCCgggctgagagaggaggagggccTTCTGGCCCAGTGACAGCCAGGACGGGGAGACGGGACGGGCTTCGTGTCCAAGAACCCACGAGAGGGAGACCGGACGGGTgactgcagggagggaggggtcagGACTGGGTCACGAAGACTCTTCCAGGCTGTGCTTGACACCTGGGCGGGAAAGATGGGAGCCACAGAGGGTCCCAGAGCTGGGAGAATCAAGGGCTGGCAAAGGGGCCAGCCACCGTGTCCTGGCACTGGTGCTCCCCTCCCCGGGACCCTGCACCCCACTCAGGGGGGGCCACTGTGCAGCAGCCCGGGGCTGGGATTAGGACCCTCTTACTGGAGGATCCTCCCAAAAACCCCCGAGGGAGATGCTGTCCCCCCATCACGGAGCGGAGAGCTCATCTGCCCAGGGACACAGAGCCAGCCCCGTCCGCTCCCCCCagggcctgccttcctctctgccaccaGCAAGACCCCAGGCCAGCACCCAGTCATCGAGCACCAAAGCGCACACCTGGGAGGTCGGGTGGGGCCGATTCCCGGCTCCAGGCATAGGTGCGGAGGCCCCTGCGTGGCTCCTGCCTCCAACGGGGCAGACTCAGCCTCCCTGGAGGACCCTGGGGCGCACCAGAACACTCGTGTTCACAGGGAACACGCCCCCCCGCGCTCCCCTGGCTAGCAGATCGGCCTAGAGACTCCGGACAACAGCTCCCAGGCTGGGTTTCCACAGCCGTCCCCCGTCCTCGCCGGTGCCTGGACGGTCCGCATACAGCCCAGCGCAGGTGCGGGTGAccggggcagggaaggggccgCGGCGGGCGGGGCGGTGGAGGGGAGCGGTCAGGCCTGCAGTCCTGCTGTGCTGGCTCGGGGGAGGCAGCTGACAGGGCTCTGAGGAccacctgtcccctcccccgGTCCCAAGCCCTAGTTCCTTAACCCAGCACCACACCTGGTCCTCCTGGTGTCCAGATGGGGGGATGACACGTGATCGGTTGCACCTGCACCCAAAACCAGAGGACTCACTGGCCAAACCACCCCCTCCCACTTGGCACTCAGAGAGGGCAGTGTCCGGAGCCTCCCTACGGTCCTCTGCCCCCCGGTGTCAAGCGAGACAAGCCACCTTGCAATTCAATCCCCCCACACCTGTCTTTGGCTCCTGTTACCAAGCCCCCAAAGGCTAACCCCCAAAGGCCAGCCCCAGTGTCCTGGAGCTCCACCTCAAGCCCCGCCCAGACCCCACCCCAAGTTCTAGAACCTAGCCTagaagcagggagtgggggacagggagctagaggcagaaggcaggagaaagctggggctgggggccagtgACTAAAAGGGTGGGTGGGCCTGTGTCCAGCGGAGTACTGCCCACCACCCTCAGCCCGCCCGCCCCGCCACTCCAGCTCCAGGGCCAATGAGCAGCGGCCGGCCTGATGTCACCCTGCAAATCTCAGACTGGCTCTCTAACAAAGAGAACAATGGGGCGGCCACAGGGACTCTTGATAATGCTGCCGCCGGGACCCTCACACCCCGGGCCTGCTGCCCTGGGCCTGCCAGAGGGACGGCTAGGAGTCCGGACCTCCACACGGCATTCTCAGCTGGTCCTTAAGCAAAGCACGTCCCCTAATCCTCGAGCGAGGTGGGGATCCTCCCTCATcctgtgctccccccaccctcggAAGGGCCCCCAGGCCGGCAAGTGGAGATGAGCAACCCTCTCTGCCAAACTTCTCTCTTGACCTGCCTGAGCACCCCCACCTACCCCGCCGCGGAGACACCCCCAAGCCCTAACGAGCCCCGCCCCGTGCCTGCTTCGGCTGTGGAGCGCCCACGGCCCAGCCGGGACCCCTGGTTCTTGGGATCCCGCTGCAAGCGGCCCAGGGCCTGGGCAGAGGCGCCGCACAGAGGGGCCTGACCCGGCCGGAGGCGCCCAGACAAAGGCAGCGGCGGGCCGGAGCGTGGAGGGGAGGAGCGCGGTCTGCGCCTAACTTTCTCGCGCGGCCCGCGGCAGGACAAAGGCGCACAGGCGGCCACTGAGGCCCGGGCCCACGCGGGGCGTGGCCAGGGTCTGGCGTCCGGCcgcgggcagggctgggcagggctgggcagggctgggctgcggCGTCCCCCTTCCCAGGGCGCGCGGCGTGGGGACCCCGGGGGCGGCGCCCCAGACGGCGGCCACTCACCCTGGCGACCCACGATCTCGGCGACGTGCTCGGAGCTGGGCACGGGCACGCACTCGGTCATGTTCACGCTCTTCTTGCGGCTGCCGATCACGCTCATCTGCTCGGCCAGCAGCGTCGGGGGGCCCAGGGCCGCGGGGTGGGGCGCGAAGCCGGCGAACACGTCGGGCGGCGACtgccggggcggcggcggcgggctcACGTCGGGCTCCAGCAGCGCCAGCGAGCCCGGCGCCACGGCCTCGGCCACCGCGGGCGCGCCCGCCTCCGGCCCGTCGGGGGGCGCGGGctccgccgccgccccgccgtccgcgccgcccgccgccgccgccaccgcgccgtcgccgccgcccgccccctCCTCGTCCGGGCCGCCcgcgccccccagccccagccccgagAGCTGGTCCAGCGCCAGGCgcagcgcggcggcggcggcggccgcgtcGTCGGGCGCGGCCTCCTCCTCTGCGCCCTCGGgcaggggcggcggcggcggcggcagcggcgggggcgggggcggg from Mustela erminea isolate mMusErm1 chromosome 1, mMusErm1.Pri, whole genome shotgun sequence harbors:
- the MEX3D gene encoding RNA-binding protein MEX3D, producing the protein MPGSTGQPDGGGGDPSPRPPPPPPPLPPPPPPLPEGAEEEAAPDDAAAAAAALRLALDQLSGLGLGGAGGPDEEGAGGGDGAVAAAAGGADGGAAAEPAPPDGPEAGAPAVAEAVAPGSLALLEPDVSPPPPPRQSPPDVFAGFAPHPAALGPPTLLAEQMSVIGSRKKSVNMTECVPVPSSEHVAEIVGRQGCKIKALRAKTNTYIKTPVRGEEPVFIVTGRKEDVEMAKREILSAAEHFSVIRATRSKAGGLPGAAQGPPNLPGQTTIQVRVPYRVVGLVVGPKGATIKRIQQRTHTYIVTPGRDKEPVFAVTGMPENVDRAREEIETHITLRTGAFADAGPDSDFHANGTDVCPDLLGTAAGLWAKAPNPGRRPPAPAAGLRGDGALGASGGPDAFYAGGRGGPPGPDAGPASPYGGSGNGGFTFGGDGPGAPSGPPAPEDCDFGFDFLALDLTVPAAATIWAPFERAAPLPAFSSCSAVNGAPAPPAPGARRSSGAGTPRHSPTLPEPGGLALELPLARRGAPDPVGALAWRPAQGALSSFSGVGAGFPAATSLPSGSSASACPALDSGVPEGGRKAPAAAPSAAPTPTPTPAAPAPSSARECVVCAEGEVMAALVPCGHNLFCMDCAVRICGKSEPECPACRTPATQAIRVETAARRHLSS